The Paraburkholderia megapolitana genomic sequence TATGCAGGCCGTTATGTCGCGAAGAACATCGTGGCCGCGGGCCTCGCGTCGCGTTGCCTGATCCAGGTGTCGTATGCGATCGGCGTGGCGCAACCCACTTCGGTGATGGTCAACACGTTCGGTACCGGCCGCGTATCGGATGCGACGATCACGCGCCTCGTGCAGGAACATTTCGATCTGCGTCCGAAGGGCATCATCCAGATGCTCGACCTGCTGCGTCCGATCTACGAAAAGACCGCGGCGTATGGTCACTTTGGCCGCGAAGAGCCGGAATTCTCGTGGGAAGCCACCGATAAGGCGCTGTTGCTCGCCGAAGCTGCTGGCACGGAGCCGGTTGCCGCGCTCGTGTAAGCAAGCATCGGTTACGGCTGTATCGATCAAACCCCGTACGGCATTGCCTTACGGGGGTTTTTCATGCGCGGCGGTTTTGACAACCCTGAGGGCAACGCCGCCACGCGGCAGGATTTAACGCGTAGCGAACGCGAACGCAAACCAGCCGGCGCTACTCGCACCGAGCCTTCGCGGCCGACGGCTCGTGCTGTGCGGCGCGGGAATGCGCAGCGTGGATGGCGCACGCAGCGGCGCCGGTTTGCGCAGCAGCGTGCGCAGCGACAGTCGATGCGACGCGCGCCGGGACCGCAGCGTCGAGAAGAACGCATAGAACCAGGTACGAATGCCGTCGACGGGCCGTGCATCGCGCAATTGCTCGGCGAGTGCGCGGGTGCGGGCGGAGTGATGACGCAGCGCGCGCATGACATGGCGCCGCGCCGGACGCGCCGCAGTGAGCGCGGCGTGGGTGAGTCGGGTGCTAAAAAAATTGTGCATGGCTTCGAAAATGGGCGGCGGCGCGCGCGTCAGGAGATGATGCTGCAACACGCAGCAAGCATGCCAACCGGAACGCCACGTGCGATATCAATCGCAACATGGCGGGCGCGTCGGGAAAGCCGGGAGGGCGATCGAGGTATATCGGCGCTTGTGGCACGGGCCTCTGAGGGCCGCACACACAGTGGGAAGGCGGAAATTACAGACGACATGAACGCAGGCTACACGCGATTCATGACTGTCGAAAGTCGGTTTTTACCCTCGCGGCGGTCCGCCCAATCATGCCCTTTGGGACCGATGCCCGTGCACGCTTGCCCTCGCGTCGTGCAGTGCGCCCCATTGACGCAGGAATCCCGAGGCAGCGCGATCCCGCACGATTTACAATCGAGCCTACAGTCAGTCCAAAGAAGCGGAACACCCCATGTCAGGCCATTCGAAGAAAGAGCAGATCCAGACGCTGCGGGAGCAGGGTTTCGTCGTCGTCTCGGGGCTGGTGTCGCCCGAGCGCTGCGCGCAACTGAAGCAGGTTGCACAGCAGCAATTGCAGGAAGCCGCGATGCCAGCCGAATTCGAGGCGGATCTGCGTTATCCGGGCGCACCGGAATCGAAACACGCGCCCGGTGGCCATACCGTGCGACGCCTGCTCGATGCCTACGGGCGTCACGCGAGCTTTCGCGAATGGTCGACTGCGCCGGAGATCCGCGGCTGGATGGCGTTGTACTTCGGCGAGGAACCGCGTTTGTCGCGCGCGCATCACAACTGCATGATGACCAAGCATCCGACCTACGGCAGCCTGACCGGCTGGCATCGCGATGTGCGCTACTGGTCGTTCGAACGGGACGACTTGGTGTCGGTGTGGCTCGCGCTAGGTCCGGAAACGGTCGATAACGGCGGGCTCTGGTTCGTGCCGGGTTCGCACAGCAGGACCTTCACGTCGGACCGCTTCGACAACGCGAAATTCTTCCGCTCGGATCTGCCGGAAAATCAGGCGCTGATCCAGACCGCGTTCTCCCCCGAACTGAAAGCCGGCGACGTCGTGTTCTTCCACTGCAACACGCTGCATTCGGCGGGCAAGAACGTGTCCGACGACGTGAAGTTTTCGCTGGTGTTCACGTATCACGGCGCGAGCAACGTGCCGCTGCCGGGCTCGCGTTCCGCGTCGATACCGGAAGTCGCGTTCTAGGGCGTACCGGAAGCCGGGCTAGCGCAAACGCAAGCGCTAGCGTTTGCCCGACACGACGAGCCCGGTCAATCCAGCGAGCGTCGCGACCACACCGCCCACGATCAGATACATCGTGCGGTTAGTCGGCGCACCGGTGAACACCCGCGACACCTCGTTGCTGAACGAGTGGAACGATTGCCCACCGAAATACAGCAGCACCACACCGCCCGCCAGCAATGCGAGCGAAATTACCTTACCCATGAAACGCCTCGTCGATGAAATCGTGGGCCGCAGTGTAGAAGACGCACGCTGCAACGTCCATCCCGTTGCTCACGCAACGGCCCGTTTCCGCTCGTCGCATGTCGGCCTGCAAGGCGCGTCACGATTCGCTAACATAATGCGTTCGGCATCCCCGCTCTGACCGCACATCGCCGCATGGCGTTGGCGGGCATTCTTTCTCAGCCTGTCTCTTTCTCACCAAGGACTTCACCCATGGCCTACGAAGCAGCTTCGGCACGCTATTCGGAAATGCAGTACCGCGTTTGCGGCAAATCGGGTCTCAAACTGCCTGCGCTGTCGCTGGGCCTGTGGCACAACTTCGGCGACACGACACCGCTGTCGACGCAACGCGACATCCTGCGCACGTCGTTCGATCTCGGCATCACCCACTTCGATCTCGCGAACAACTACGGGCCGCCGTACGGCAGCGCCGAAACGAATTTCGGCCGGCTGTTCAAGGACGATTTCAAACCGTACCGCGACGAACTACTGATCTCGTCGAAGGCCGGTTGGGACATGTGGCCGGGGCCGTACGGCCAGGGCGGCGGCTCGCGCAAGTACATACTCGCGAGTCTCGACCAGAGCCTGCAACGCATGGGTCTCGATTACGTCGACATCTTCTACTCGCATCGCTTCGATGCCGATACGCCGCTCGAGGAAACGGCCGGTGCGCTGGCCAGCGCGGTGCAGCAGGGCAAGGCACTGTATATCGGCATCTCGTCGTACTCGGCGACGAAGACCCGCGAAATCGCGAAGCTGCTTGGTGAGTACAAGGTGCCGCTGCTGATCCATCAGCCCGCGTACAACCTGTTGAACCGGTGGATGGAGCGGGAACTGCTCGGCGCACTCGATGACGTCGGTGCAGGCAGCATCGCGTTCACGCCGCTCGCGCAGGGTCTGCTGACGAGCAAGTATCTGAACGGCGTGCCCGCGGATGCGCGCGTCAACAAGCCGGGTGGCGGCTCGCTGAAGCAGGACCACCTGAGCGCCGAAAACATCGAACACGTGCGCAAGCTGAACGATATTGCGCAGCGTCGCGGCCAGAGCCTCGCGCAGATGGCGCTTGCATGGACGCTGCGCGATGCGCGTGTGACGTCGGCGCTGATCGGCGCGAGCAAGCCGGAGCAGGTGCGCGAGAACGTCGGTGCGCTGAAGAACCTCGCGTTTTCGACGGAAGAACTCGCGGAGATCGACCGTTATGCAACTGAGGGCGGCGTTAATCTGTGGGAGAAGCCGTCGACGGATCAGGCTATCTGACGTCGCAAAGCTTTCGTTCGTACGCAATCGAAGGGCCGCCGTAAGGCGGCTTTTTGCTGCGCTGCTGTTGCGTTGCTTACCAGTTGTCACCGGCGCGACGCCGATTCTTCCAGTTGTCATGTGGCATTGCTAAGTTCTCCGGCGACATCGTGTCGACGGAGCGAAGATGGACGCACAGGCGGCTGCGGGGAAACCGGACGGATCGCCGGCAGCGGGCGCGGATCCCGCCGATCGCGAGGCGCCCACGCGCCGCCGTGTTGCCATCGACGTGCGCGCAAACCTCGCATTGCTCGCCGTCGTGGTGTCGGCCGTGTTGCTGCAATTGGTCGGACTACCGCTGCTGCTGCGACATACAAGCCCGGTAGCGTTATGGCTCGTCATCCCGCTCGTGATACTCGCACCGATGCACTGGGGTTTGATACACGAGGCGATTCATGGGCAGCTGCTGCCGCAACGTCGCATGAATGAATTAGTAGCGCGCATGCTGGCCATCGCTTTCATGCTGCCTTTCGATGCCGTGCGCTTCGGCCATCTGATGCACCATCGCTTCACACGCGAACCGTTCGATCGTCCCGATGTGCACGACGGGACGACGCAGCACCTGCGCGCACGAGTTCGCTATTCCGCGCGGCTTCTCGGTGGTCTGTATGCAGGGGAACTCGTTATGCCGCTACTCGCTTTCGTGCCGCAGCGATATGCGCGTCGACTGGTGGCGTACGCGGTTGGCAGCGAAGGGCCGGTTGGGGCCGATGTGCAGCGACTGTTCGTCGGATTTACCGTCGATCCGGCACGACGCGCACGCATCCGGCGCGACTGGCTGCTGTCGCTCGGGTTGCATGCGATCACGTTCTATCTATACGGCGCGTGGTGGCCGGTGCTGCTCGTCACGATGTATTTGCGCGGCGTGTGGCTGTCGCTGGCGGACAACCTGCCGCATTACGATGTCCGGCTCGACGAACCCGGACGGGCGCGCAATTTCCGCGTGCCGTCCTTCTGGCAGCCCGTGCTGATGAATCATCATCTGCACCAGTTGCATCATCGACACCCGACCTTGCCGTGGACAGCGCTCCCCGCGCTCGCGCACAACATTGCGGCGACCGCTTCAAACGCATCGGACACCGCACACGCTCCCTACTTCCGTACCGCGCTCAAACAGTTCGGGCGGTTCGGCAGGGTGCGTTGAACGGACAGGTTGCAGGTGACGCGTTCGAGCGTCACATCAGCGCCGGTAGACCTTCGACGAGCACCACCGCAAACGCGACACCGAGTAGTGCACCGAGCACGCGCAGGATGTTGTGCTTGAATTCCGTCGCACATGGCAACGCGCCAAGAAATAGCGCGCCAGCCAACGCCATCGGAATCACCAGGATGAAATCGCTGATCGTAAAGTAGGTCGTCATGCTCGTCTCCTTATAGGATCCTCGCTGCATACGCCGCGTCTGATTTTTCTATGGCGGGCGTCGGGCTTGTTTCGAGTATAGGCGACGGTTTACTGGCCGTTACGCGTCAAGATGCTGTTAGAGCGACGCTTCGTACGCGATAAGAGCTAGACGGGGCGCGGTTTTGCACGATTTTCGAGGGCCGCGGAAATGTGTAGCGGATACTTACAACTCGCTTTCCGATTATGCGGATTCGAGGCTAAATAGCGATCGCACCCGCATTTCTGCGCTTCAGGCTTCGCCATTGCGTTCGTGCGTGCGCAGCGACCAGGCGTCGGCGATGCCAAGCAAAAGCAGCACGCACACGAGCCCCGCGACGCCGTTCCAGCCATGCGCGGTCCAGAACCGCCCACCATACGAACCGACGATGCTCGAGCCGAGATAGTAGGCAAGCAGATAGAGCGCGGCGGCCTGTCCTTTCGCCTCTTTTGCCAGCCGCCCAATCCAGCCGCTCGCCACCGCATGGCCCGCAAAGAAGCCAAACGTCACGCACGCGATGCCGGCGGCGATCGCGGCGACTGGATTCAGCATCGTGAGTCCGAGCCCGGCGAGCATGAGCACGAGGCTCGCGATCAGCACGCGGCCGCGGCCAAACGAATCGGCGAGCCTCCCGGACCACGGCGACGCCACCACGCCGGTCAGATACACGACGAAGATCGCGCCGATGGTCGCCTGATTCATCCGGTACGGTGGCGCAAGCAGCCGGTAGCCGATGTAGTTGTAGAGCGTGACGAAGCTGCCCATCAGGACGAAACCCATCGTGAACAGTCTGCACAGACCCGGATGCCGGAGGTGCTTTGCGAGTGCGCGACCGCGCTGCGCGAAACCCAGCCCGCGCCGCGGGACGAAGTGACGCGACGGCGGCAGCAGTGCGCGGAACGCGAGCATCGACAGCAGACCGAGCACACCGATCGTGCCGATCGCGACGCGCCACGAGAACAGGTCCGCGACGATGCCCGTGATCACGCGTCCGGCCATCCCGCCGATCGCCGTGCCGCCGACGTAGAGACCCATCGCAAGACCGAGGCCATCGGGATGCACTTCTTCCGCGAGGTACGCCATCGCGACGGCTGGCACGCCGCCTAGCGCGAGCCCTTCGAGCGTGCGCAACACGAGCAGCGGATGCCAGTGCGGTGTGAAGGCGACGGCGAGCGTCAGCACGGCGGACAACGTCAGCGACGCGGTCATCAGTCGATGACGACTCCAACCCTCCGACACGAAGCCCGCGACGAACACGGCGACTGCGAGTGCGGCCGTCGTGAGCGATAGCGACAGACTGCTTTGCGCGGGACTTACGCCGAACGCCTCGGAAAACGCGGGCAGCAACGGTTGCACGCAGTAGAGCAACGAGAACGTCGCATAGCCCGCGAACAGCAGCGCGACACTCGCGCGCCAGTAGGCCGGTGTGCCGCGTTCGAGGTAGGGCTCGTCGTGTCGCGGGGTGGATGAAGGAGTGGCAGTGGAAGCAGTCCGGTAACGGTCCGGCGATGCAGTCAAGAAGCGGTCTCCCGAGCGGTGAAGATGAGCAGCGCGATGAGCGGTGCAAAGGTCTCAACGATACGCCGATCGGGAAGTATGGGATGCCGTGGTGCGCAACAGTTGCACGTATGCGCTCAGCCGTTTGCCGCAGCAGGATGAACGAGCTGATCGCCGGTAGGC encodes the following:
- a CDS encoding phytanoyl-CoA dioxygenase family protein codes for the protein MSGHSKKEQIQTLREQGFVVVSGLVSPERCAQLKQVAQQQLQEAAMPAEFEADLRYPGAPESKHAPGGHTVRRLLDAYGRHASFREWSTAPEIRGWMALYFGEEPRLSRAHHNCMMTKHPTYGSLTGWHRDVRYWSFERDDLVSVWLALGPETVDNGGLWFVPGSHSRTFTSDRFDNAKFFRSDLPENQALIQTAFSPELKAGDVVFFHCNTLHSAGKNVSDDVKFSLVFTYHGASNVPLPGSRSASIPEVAF
- a CDS encoding MFS transporter — its product is MTASPDRYRTASTATPSSTPRHDEPYLERGTPAYWRASVALLFAGYATFSLLYCVQPLLPAFSEAFGVSPAQSSLSLSLTTAALAVAVFVAGFVSEGWSRHRLMTASLTLSAVLTLAVAFTPHWHPLLVLRTLEGLALGGVPAVAMAYLAEEVHPDGLGLAMGLYVGGTAIGGMAGRVITGIVADLFSWRVAIGTIGVLGLLSMLAFRALLPPSRHFVPRRGLGFAQRGRALAKHLRHPGLCRLFTMGFVLMGSFVTLYNYIGYRLLAPPYRMNQATIGAIFVVYLTGVVASPWSGRLADSFGRGRVLIASLVLMLAGLGLTMLNPVAAIAAGIACVTFGFFAGHAVASGWIGRLAKEAKGQAAALYLLAYYLGSSIVGSYGGRFWTAHGWNGVAGLVCVLLLLGIADAWSLRTHERNGEA
- the mgrA gene encoding L-glyceraldehyde 3-phosphate reductase; its protein translation is MAYEAASARYSEMQYRVCGKSGLKLPALSLGLWHNFGDTTPLSTQRDILRTSFDLGITHFDLANNYGPPYGSAETNFGRLFKDDFKPYRDELLISSKAGWDMWPGPYGQGGGSRKYILASLDQSLQRMGLDYVDIFYSHRFDADTPLEETAGALASAVQQGKALYIGISSYSATKTREIAKLLGEYKVPLLIHQPAYNLLNRWMERELLGALDDVGAGSIAFTPLAQGLLTSKYLNGVPADARVNKPGGGSLKQDHLSAENIEHVRKLNDIAQRRGQSLAQMALAWTLRDARVTSALIGASKPEQVRENVGALKNLAFSTEELAEIDRYATEGGVNLWEKPSTDQAI
- a CDS encoding fatty acid desaturase; its protein translation is MDAQAAAGKPDGSPAAGADPADREAPTRRRVAIDVRANLALLAVVVSAVLLQLVGLPLLLRHTSPVALWLVIPLVILAPMHWGLIHEAIHGQLLPQRRMNELVARMLAIAFMLPFDAVRFGHLMHHRFTREPFDRPDVHDGTTQHLRARVRYSARLLGGLYAGELVMPLLAFVPQRYARRLVAYAVGSEGPVGADVQRLFVGFTVDPARRARIRRDWLLSLGLHAITFYLYGAWWPVLLVTMYLRGVWLSLADNLPHYDVRLDEPGRARNFRVPSFWQPVLMNHHLHQLHHRHPTLPWTALPALAHNIAATASNASDTAHAPYFRTALKQFGRFGRVR
- a CDS encoding DUF3185 family protein encodes the protein MGKVISLALLAGGVVLLYFGGQSFHSFSNEVSRVFTGAPTNRTMYLIVGGVVATLAGLTGLVVSGKR